From [Clostridium] symbiosum, a single genomic window includes:
- a CDS encoding M15 family metallopeptidase: MRDITMCHPRLQELASELVKVCAEQGLIIKIGETLRTVAEQDELYAQGRTKPGNIVTNARGSSYSSQHQWGIAFDFFRNDGQGAYNESRNFFGRVGAAGKQIGLGWGGDWKSIVDKPHLYLPDWGSTTAQLRQQYGTPEKFMESWPKPDVTGWERDTQGKYRYRKPDGQYAANEWQLINHHWYLFDADGYMLTGWQKWNGRVVSRDEPGDWYFLDNTAGGPLEGACWHERPGGAGAWEIWNN; encoded by the coding sequence ATGAGAGATATAACCATGTGCCATCCGCGCCTTCAGGAACTGGCATCAGAGCTGGTAAAGGTGTGCGCTGAACAAGGGCTGATTATTAAGATTGGAGAGACACTGCGTACCGTGGCAGAGCAGGACGAACTGTATGCCCAGGGGAGGACGAAGCCGGGGAATATTGTCACAAACGCGAGGGGAAGCAGCTATTCCTCCCAGCATCAGTGGGGTATCGCCTTCGACTTTTTCCGAAACGATGGACAGGGAGCCTACAATGAGAGCAGAAATTTCTTTGGACGAGTGGGCGCCGCGGGAAAGCAGATAGGACTGGGCTGGGGAGGAGATTGGAAAAGCATCGTGGACAAGCCACATTTATATCTGCCTGACTGGGGGAGTACCACGGCACAGCTCCGGCAGCAGTACGGCACGCCAGAGAAGTTTATGGAAAGCTGGCCTAAACCGGACGTCACGGGTTGGGAACGCGACACCCAGGGAAAATACCGCTACCGTAAACCCGACGGCCAATATGCCGCCAATGAGTGGCAGCTTATTAATCATCACTGGTATTTGTTCGATGCAGATGGATACATGCTGACGGGCTGGCAGAAATGGAATGGAAGAGTAGTATCCCGGGACGAACCAGGGGACTGGTATTTCCTGGACAATACAGCCGGAGGACCGCTGGAAGGAGCCTGCTGGCATGAGAGGCCGGGCGGTGCCGGTGCCTGGGAGATTTGGAACAATTAA
- a CDS encoding recombinase family protein, translating into MRRKYKSYKVQKDEKTKKVVAIYIRVSTLDQAVEGLSLDAQENKLRKYCKDRGYEVHDLYADRGISAKDIEHRPELQRLLQDAKKDIFDLVLVWKLSRFSRCLSDLLDMCEEMEEHGVYLTSYSEPFDSSTPMGRFIRNILGLVAQFEREIIAENVMLVMQDRAEQGKRTCSYVLGYDRHDKDSFTINEHEAEYVLFATRTYLERKNLSEVANLCKERGYKGKKGKEPTPFAVMQIITNPLYCGYNRFLGKLYRGMHPRLISVETHNKIIRTLRAQGKLVGRSRIYELYYIKE; encoded by the coding sequence ATGCGAAGAAAATATAAAAGTTATAAGGTACAAAAAGACGAGAAGACAAAAAAAGTCGTTGCAATCTACATACGTGTCAGCACACTAGATCAGGCAGTAGAGGGGTTATCTCTCGATGCCCAGGAGAACAAGCTGCGCAAATACTGTAAAGATAGAGGCTATGAGGTGCATGATCTCTACGCCGACAGGGGTATCTCTGCAAAAGATATCGAGCACCGTCCAGAACTGCAACGACTACTTCAGGATGCAAAAAAGGATATATTCGATCTGGTCCTGGTCTGGAAGTTGTCCAGATTCTCCCGCTGCCTCTCTGATTTGTTGGACATGTGCGAAGAAATGGAGGAGCATGGTGTCTATCTCACCAGCTACTCGGAACCATTCGACAGTTCGACGCCAATGGGCCGCTTTATTCGCAACATACTCGGTCTGGTAGCGCAATTTGAGCGGGAAATCATTGCTGAAAACGTTATGTTAGTCATGCAGGACAGGGCCGAACAGGGCAAGCGCACTTGTAGTTATGTACTAGGCTATGATCGGCACGATAAGGATTCGTTTACTATTAACGAACATGAGGCAGAATATGTCTTATTTGCAACAAGAACTTATCTGGAACGAAAAAATCTTTCCGAAGTAGCAAACTTATGTAAAGAGCGTGGATATAAAGGGAAAAAGGGGAAGGAACCCACTCCCTTTGCAGTTATGCAAATTATTACAAACCCTCTTTATTGCGGATATAATCGCTTTTTAGGAAAGCTTTACCGAGGCATGCATCCTAGATTGATAAGTGTAGAGACCCACAATAAAATCATCCGAACCCTGCGAGCACAAGGTAAGCTTGTAGGCCGTAGTAGAATCTATGAATTATATTATATAAAAGAATAA
- a CDS encoding AbrB/MazE/SpoVT family DNA-binding domain-containing protein, with translation MEPIKRKILFNRPGGTASKNSIMARLTLPPEFVKELGITPDEKEVIISLVDKKIVIEKA, from the coding sequence ATGGAACCGATTAAAAGGAAAATATTATTTAACAGACCCGGAGGGACAGCCAGTAAAAATTCGATCATGGCGAGATTAACGTTGCCTCCAGAATTTGTGAAAGAACTGGGGATTACACCGGATGAAAAAGAGGTAATTATATCTCTGGTTGACAAGAAGATAGTAATAGAAAAAGCTTGA
- a CDS encoding helix-turn-helix transcriptional regulator, producing the protein MIEDTFIKNDTDIQIGSNIKKIRIAKGMRPSELVREVNLLGVSMTIFSLSKIEANTQHVKASQLRAIKEILGCSYEALLE; encoded by the coding sequence ATGATAGAAGATACATTTATAAAAAATGATACCGATATACAAATAGGGAGTAATATAAAGAAAATTAGAATAGCAAAAGGCATGAGACCGTCGGAACTGGTAAGAGAAGTAAATCTGCTTGGCGTGTCCATGACAATCTTCAGTTTATCAAAAATAGAAGCGAATACGCAGCATGTAAAAGCCAGTCAGTTAAGGGCAATTAAAGAAATTTTAGGATGTAGCTATGAAGCATTATTGGAATAA
- a CDS encoding helix-turn-helix transcriptional regulator: protein MGLYEQIRDIAKEKGYSINRLEKELGFARSSINKFNKNKPSTDKIRQIADLLGVSVDHLLNGTDDEQKAGYYLNEETAKAAQEIFENRELKMLFDAARDADPEDLMALHSMALALKRKERGNDDDTGC from the coding sequence ATGGGACTTTATGAACAGATAAGAGATATAGCAAAGGAGAAGGGTTATTCGATTAACCGGCTGGAAAAGGAATTAGGCTTTGCCAGAAGTTCAATTAATAAGTTCAATAAAAATAAACCAAGCACGGATAAAATCCGGCAGATCGCGGATTTGCTTGGTGTTTCGGTTGATCACCTGCTAAACGGAACGGATGATGAGCAGAAGGCCGGCTATTATTTGAACGAGGAGACAGCAAAAGCGGCACAGGAAATTTTTGAGAACAGGGAACTGAAGATGCTGTTTGACGCTGCAAGAGATGCCGATCCCGAAGATTTAATGGCTTTACACAGCATGGCCCTTGCACTGAAAAGAAAGGAACGTGGAAACGACGATGACACAGGATGTTAA
- a CDS encoding phage tail sheath family protein yields MLGGGSFASQNQTLPGAYINFISAARANAVLSERGIVTVPMILDWGPEKTVFEVTNGEFQTNGQKLFGYSFDAPQMLNLRELFVNATKGIFYRLNSGAKAANDFATAKYSGIRGNDIRIVIAVNVEDEQKYDVTTMLDGSEVDHQTVSKAADLAGNDYVDFKSDAALAATAGTPLTGGTNGEVPTGSDHSAYLAAIEPYTVHILCCPVTDEPTKNLYTAFTKRMRENAGVKFQTVVFQKSDADYEGVISVENTAKELEQGLVYWTAGAEAACAVNKTNENRVYNGEYTVNTSYTQAQLADGIKSGKFMFHKAGDQVRVLMDINTLTSATAEKNEEFASNQTIRVLDQIGNDIASMFNTKYLGTIPNDDAGRISLWNDIVTYNQKLAKIRAIEEINAEKITVEKGDSKRAVVVTNPVTPVNCMSQLYMTVVID; encoded by the coding sequence ATGTTAGGAGGCGGAAGTTTTGCATCCCAGAACCAGACACTTCCGGGAGCTTATATTAATTTTATAAGCGCGGCCCGGGCTAATGCAGTTTTATCGGAGAGAGGCATCGTGACCGTTCCCATGATTCTTGACTGGGGTCCGGAAAAAACGGTATTTGAAGTAACGAACGGAGAGTTTCAGACGAATGGGCAGAAGTTATTCGGCTATTCCTTTGATGCGCCTCAGATGCTCAATCTGCGGGAACTGTTTGTCAACGCAACGAAAGGGATTTTCTATCGTCTGAACAGCGGCGCTAAAGCGGCCAATGACTTTGCGACAGCCAAATACAGCGGGATAAGAGGAAATGATATAAGGATTGTAATCGCCGTTAATGTGGAGGATGAACAGAAGTACGATGTAACGACTATGCTCGATGGAAGCGAAGTGGATCATCAGACGGTAAGCAAGGCAGCCGATCTTGCGGGAAATGACTATGTTGATTTTAAATCGGATGCCGCTCTTGCAGCGACAGCGGGAACTCCCCTTACAGGAGGAACAAACGGAGAGGTTCCGACGGGCTCCGATCATTCAGCCTATCTGGCGGCGATCGAACCGTACACAGTGCATATTTTATGCTGCCCCGTGACCGATGAGCCCACGAAAAATCTCTATACGGCGTTTACAAAGCGAATGCGCGAGAATGCAGGAGTAAAATTCCAGACGGTTGTATTCCAGAAAAGCGATGCGGACTACGAAGGCGTCATTTCAGTTGAAAACACGGCGAAAGAGCTGGAGCAGGGACTGGTATACTGGACGGCAGGAGCCGAGGCTGCATGCGCGGTAAATAAGACCAATGAAAACAGGGTGTATAACGGAGAATATACGGTTAATACGTCATATACACAGGCCCAGCTTGCGGACGGAATCAAATCCGGAAAATTCATGTTCCATAAAGCAGGGGACCAGGTGCGCGTCCTGATGGATATCAATACGCTGACCTCGGCCACTGCCGAAAAGAATGAGGAATTTGCCAGCAACCAGACAATCAGGGTGCTGGACCAGATAGGAAATGATATTGCATCCATGTTCAATACCAAATATCTGGGAACGATTCCGAATGACGATGCAGGGCGTATCAGCCTTTGGAATGATATCGTGACATATAATCAGAAACTGGCGAAAATCAGAGCGATTGAAGAGATTAATGCAGAGAAGATTACGGTGGAAAAAGGGGACAGCAAACGGGCTGTCGTCGTGACCAATCCGGTCACACCGGTTAACTGCATGAGCCAGTTGTACATGACTGTGGTAATTGATTAA
- a CDS encoding phage tail tube protein yields the protein MQTMNAWDAVSASKAECFVTIEGNRYNFMQAINLEAKIEKTKTEVPILGRSMKGNKTVGLKGTGSATFHFNTSIFRKILYDFQKSGKDIYFDIQVTNEDPASNVGRQTVILKDCNLDGGTIAKFDADAEYLEDEFDFTFESWEMPETFGSLEGMI from the coding sequence ATGCAGACTATGAATGCGTGGGATGCGGTCAGTGCATCCAAGGCGGAGTGTTTTGTGACGATTGAAGGAAACCGTTACAACTTTATGCAGGCCATCAATCTGGAGGCCAAAATCGAGAAGACAAAGACAGAGGTGCCGATTCTCGGCAGGTCAATGAAAGGAAACAAGACGGTAGGACTTAAAGGCACCGGTTCGGCCACCTTCCATTTTAACACCAGTATCTTCCGAAAAATTCTGTATGATTTCCAGAAGAGCGGTAAAGACATCTATTTTGATATTCAGGTCACGAATGAGGATCCGGCTTCCAATGTCGGAAGGCAGACGGTGATTCTGAAAGACTGCAACCTGGACGGAGGAACAATTGCCAAATTTGATGCGGATGCGGAATATCTGGAAGACGAATTTGACTTTACCTTTGAAAGCTGGGAAATGCCGGAGACATTCGGCAGTCTTGAAGGAATGATATAA
- a CDS encoding phage portal protein yields the protein MSNLSCFLSQNAVPVENKKFVVSKRFIGADKKPVEWEICPISSSEDELLRKECTKRVPVPGKRGQYTQETDYNLYLGKLASRSTVFPNLNDKELQDSYHAMGADALLKTMLTAGEYAGYLEKIQQVNGFDVPMDDIVEEAKN from the coding sequence ATGAGTAATTTAAGTTGTTTTCTGTCACAGAATGCAGTGCCAGTGGAAAATAAAAAGTTTGTGGTTTCAAAGAGGTTTATTGGGGCGGATAAGAAACCGGTGGAATGGGAGATTTGTCCGATTTCGTCCTCCGAGGATGAACTGCTCAGAAAAGAATGCACAAAGCGGGTTCCGGTTCCGGGAAAAAGAGGGCAGTATACACAGGAAACAGACTATAATCTTTATCTCGGAAAACTTGCATCACGATCTACGGTTTTTCCGAATCTGAATGATAAAGAACTGCAGGATTCTTATCATGCTATGGGGGCGGACGCCCTGTTAAAGACGATGCTTACGGCGGGCGAATATGCCGGCTATCTGGAGAAGATCCAGCAGGTAAACGGATTTGATGTGCCGATGGACGACATCGTTGAAGAAGCAAAAAACTGA